The Bacteroidota bacterium genome includes a region encoding these proteins:
- a CDS encoding MBOAT family O-acyltransferase, with translation MVFNSLAFAIFLPIVLIGYYLLPFIGQNRFLLLASLVFYAWWDWRFLGLLGLTVVVDYYASHAIKKAPTPQRKKLWLRLSIGTNLLVLGVFKYANFGITSFEAMLRGIGFHVNPITIQLALPIGISFYTFMSMAYVIDVYWDKFDPVDDFFDFALFVSYFPHLVAGPILRAHQLIPQLTHERRVSKEQIRDGLALMLVGYLRKVLIADTLASIVDRAFLNPAGMSSTDLVVRLWLCAIQIYGDFAGYSDIARGVSKLFGIELHLNFATPLLSQNITEFWRRWHISLSSWLRDYVYIPLGGNRKGHARAYLNLLITMFVSGLWHGANWTFVAFGAVHGISLSVHKAWASWRGETIPKHYGTNPWTFWTPFKVFVTFNLFAFSLVLFRSPSFGAAANYIANIFMFRPGMRFGETLFVLPFVLLTLAMDSLQYTHFGVELLGRMNVVTRAVVLGTLLALVLIAGSDNSLPFVYFQF, from the coding sequence ATGGTTTTTAACAGTCTCGCTTTCGCCATATTCTTGCCGATTGTTCTCATCGGCTACTACCTGTTGCCCTTCATAGGACAAAACAGGTTCTTGCTGCTGGCGAGTCTCGTGTTCTATGCGTGGTGGGACTGGCGCTTCCTCGGACTGCTTGGCCTGACGGTCGTCGTCGATTATTACGCTTCGCATGCGATTAAGAAGGCACCCACGCCACAGCGCAAAAAACTATGGCTGCGGCTTTCGATCGGGACGAACCTGCTGGTGCTCGGTGTATTCAAGTATGCGAACTTTGGCATCACATCGTTCGAAGCGATGCTGCGCGGGATTGGATTCCATGTGAACCCGATCACCATTCAACTCGCGCTGCCGATCGGTATCAGCTTTTACACGTTCATGTCGATGGCCTATGTCATCGATGTGTACTGGGACAAGTTCGATCCGGTCGATGACTTCTTCGACTTCGCGCTGTTCGTCTCGTACTTCCCGCATCTCGTCGCGGGGCCGATCCTGAGGGCGCACCAACTCATCCCGCAGCTTACGCACGAGCGGCGCGTCAGCAAGGAGCAGATCCGTGACGGACTGGCGCTGATGCTCGTTGGCTATTTGCGCAAAGTGCTGATCGCGGACACCCTCGCCTCCATTGTCGATCGGGCGTTCCTAAACCCGGCGGGTATGTCGAGTACCGATCTCGTTGTGCGACTGTGGCTGTGCGCGATCCAGATCTATGGCGATTTCGCCGGCTATAGCGACATCGCGCGCGGCGTGAGCAAGCTCTTTGGTATCGAGTTGCATCTGAACTTCGCCACTCCGCTTCTCTCGCAAAACATTACTGAGTTCTGGCGGCGCTGGCATATCTCACTTTCGAGTTGGCTGCGCGATTACGTCTATATTCCACTCGGCGGAAACCGAAAAGGCCACGCGCGAGCCTACCTGAATCTGCTCATCACGATGTTCGTGAGCGGCCTGTGGCACGGCGCGAACTGGACCTTCGTCGCGTTCGGCGCGGTGCACGGCATCTCACTCTCAGTACACAAAGCCTGGGCCTCGTGGCGCGGCGAGACGATACCAAAGCATTACGGCACGAACCCGTGGACCTTTTGGACGCCATTCAAAGTATTCGTAACATTCAATCTCTTCGCGTTCTCGCTTGTCCTCTTTCGGAGTCCGAGCTTTGGCGCAGCGGCAAATTACATCGCCAACATCTTCATGTTCCGGCCAGGAATGCGGTTTGGCGAGACGCTCTTTGTTCTTCCGTTTGTGCTGCTAACGCTGGCGATGGATTCGCTGCAGTATACGCACTTCGGCGTAGAGTTGTTGGGCCGCATGAACGTCGTGACGCGCGCTGTCGTACTCGGCACGCTCCTAGCGCTTGTCCTCATCGCGGGATCGGATAATAGCCTGCCATTTGTCTATTTTCAATTCTGA
- a CDS encoding WD40 repeat domain-containing protein, translating to MMLLSRELCAQPAAPHLLWKSESMTGMTAHAFSHSGKILALANDHEIMLWDLQAEQFVRTIAVPSAHYEQIAFTPTDSEIVLLSRLGFGDGAVFCGNGRPEPPVGKEIRVATSSGQVSGVPRSHRTDGIWALSADARYVAVLNDSGELSVRESRAFNTLETVQLREATNGYYPRNIAYSGKRLVVLWRGELTLRDPISLEVKTTPAGSANVYSFTLTNESIFLSHDPRSKMLPVIDGVTGQPSSLQPPGAERRSAEWIGGRMFQVLNDGLLFARGRYLATTYHSEMWSSTTRTSTRTDTLIISSQEHPEGEWNVEVAPKMHLIDVLPDERTLLLSDGNSLETIDVRTHEIKYLTRGIRSLVGFASNGLLVTRNSTGLVALDPATGNRVWAVESIPREEVLLSSDGALIAQAIWHGDMRFYDSTGGLRLVPQSFGDFPKIISYLDDALLIRSQNDVARLYSVPDLSGAKAEPYLGQFSGFIPLGRSRVLAYGGSGPSRDTAVVYDYANERTDMAFVAGLNNGIQNAVLSHDHQWLATATGPDVKLWRVSDGQLKICFRMDGRYISNDAVAFSPNDCYLLYSNDTSVMSYDLMSGESKSVLQTHGEKTITLSRDGSKMAVTGWNEGVAMYEVPSTLRDPAPPINPKSVYLPLRWYLPKDAREALDSNGQPYLPPRTDVVVELRYADGRVLKRIVNGTLHKGKWHRWDFDMTSYPKGTYILHTEIGGVAHDEPMKIGE from the coding sequence ATGATGCTGTTGTCGCGTGAGCTATGCGCGCAACCCGCCGCGCCTCATCTGCTCTGGAAAAGCGAGAGCATGACCGGCATGACGGCCCATGCGTTTTCGCATTCGGGGAAGATTCTGGCGCTGGCGAACGACCATGAGATCATGCTTTGGGATTTGCAGGCCGAGCAGTTCGTTCGGACAATCGCAGTCCCTTCAGCCCATTATGAGCAAATAGCATTTACGCCCACCGATAGCGAAATCGTATTGCTCTCTCGACTAGGCTTTGGTGATGGAGCTGTCTTTTGCGGCAATGGCCGGCCTGAACCACCAGTAGGCAAGGAAATTCGCGTTGCAACCTCTTCTGGTCAAGTCTCGGGTGTACCAAGGTCGCATCGAACGGATGGAATCTGGGCGCTTTCGGCGGATGCACGCTATGTAGCGGTGCTCAATGACTCGGGTGAGCTCTCTGTGCGTGAGAGTCGAGCCTTCAATACCCTGGAAACGGTGCAACTTCGCGAGGCAACGAATGGATATTATCCGAGGAATATTGCCTACTCCGGCAAAAGGTTGGTCGTGCTTTGGAGGGGCGAACTTACGCTTCGCGATCCAATATCGCTTGAAGTAAAGACGACTCCTGCGGGTAGTGCTAATGTCTATTCGTTCACCCTGACCAATGAGAGCATATTTCTGAGTCATGACCCACGCTCCAAGATGCTTCCGGTTATCGACGGGGTGACAGGTCAGCCCAGTTCGCTTCAGCCACCCGGAGCGGAACGGCGAAGTGCTGAGTGGATCGGTGGGAGAATGTTTCAAGTTCTCAATGACGGGCTGCTTTTTGCTAGAGGACGATACCTCGCAACGACATATCATTCTGAAATGTGGTCGAGCACGACGCGAACCAGCACGAGAACGGATACTTTAATCATCAGCAGCCAAGAGCACCCGGAAGGTGAATGGAATGTGGAAGTCGCCCCAAAAATGCATCTGATAGACGTATTACCGGATGAGCGGACGCTCTTACTCAGCGATGGAAATTCGCTCGAAACGATTGATGTGCGGACGCATGAGATCAAGTACCTCACAAGAGGAATTCGGAGTCTTGTTGGATTCGCAAGCAATGGACTACTCGTCACCCGCAACTCGACCGGCCTTGTGGCACTTGATCCTGCAACTGGCAATCGCGTATGGGCTGTTGAATCGATACCGAGGGAGGAAGTCCTGCTCTCGTCTGACGGCGCACTGATAGCTCAAGCAATTTGGCATGGTGACATGCGGTTCTACGATTCAACCGGCGGTCTTCGCCTGGTGCCGCAATCCTTCGGCGATTTCCCGAAGATTATTTCGTATCTCGATGACGCGTTGCTGATACGAAGTCAAAACGATGTCGCGCGACTGTACTCGGTACCCGATCTATCCGGCGCGAAGGCCGAACCGTATCTCGGGCAGTTCTCGGGCTTCATCCCGCTGGGTCGTAGTCGGGTACTCGCGTATGGCGGCTCCGGGCCGAGCAGAGATACCGCAGTGGTTTATGATTATGCGAACGAGCGAACCGACATGGCATTTGTTGCTGGCCTGAACAATGGCATACAAAACGCCGTGCTGTCTCATGACCACCAATGGCTAGCGACGGCGACGGGACCAGATGTCAAACTGTGGCGTGTCTCGGACGGTCAGCTCAAGATTTGTTTCCGCATGGATGGGCGCTATATATCGAATGATGCCGTTGCGTTCAGCCCGAATGATTGCTACTTGCTCTATAGCAACGACACGTCTGTTATGTCATACGATCTCATGAGTGGTGAAAGCAAGTCGGTACTACAAACTCATGGAGAGAAGACCATCACGCTGAGCCGGGATGGATCGAAGATGGCTGTCACCGGCTGGAACGAAGGCGTTGCGATGTATGAGGTTCCTTCAACTTTGCGAGATCCTGCGCCGCCGATTAATCCCAAGTCTGTTTACCTTCCGCTACGCTGGTACCTCCCAAAGGATGCTCGCGAAGCGCTGGACTCGAACGGACAGCCTTACTTGCCACCACGGACCGATGTGGTAGTCGAACTCCGATACGCGGATGGTCGAGTTCTGAAACGAATCGTGAATGGCACACTGCACAAAGGCAAGTGGCACCGATGGGACTTTGACATGACCTCATATCCGAAGGGTACTTACATTCTGCATACCGAGATCGGCGGCGTCGCGCACGATGAGCCGATGAAGATTGGAGAATAA
- a CDS encoding type II toxin-antitoxin system prevent-host-death family antitoxin — protein sequence MHQITIQEAASRISSVFSDVLRGEEIVLTDHDTPVMKMTPIALQQKSRLKFGSLKGKIFMSDDFNDTPEEFGQYI from the coding sequence ATGCATCAGATTACCATTCAAGAAGCCGCCTCTCGCATTTCGAGCGTGTTCAGCGACGTGCTTCGTGGCGAGGAGATCGTCCTCACCGACCATGATACTCCAGTCATGAAGATGACACCGATTGCTCTCCAGCAAAAGAGTCGGCTGAAGTTCGGAAGTTTGAAGGGAAAAATCTTCATGTCTGACGATTTCAATGATACTCCCGAAGAATTCGGTCAGTACATTTAG
- a CDS encoding type II toxin-antitoxin system VapC family toxin produces MNLLLDTQSFLWYVMGDARLPQIARSYIEDPSNPYQISVASLWELAIKDGSGKLRLDVSFHELVDQYVLGSGLTILPISVDHLLELRRLPHHHRDPFDRIIIAQSIVEELTVITTDSQFEKYPIRIAR; encoded by the coding sequence GTGAATCTCCTTCTCGACACCCAATCGTTTCTCTGGTACGTGATGGGTGACGCGCGACTGCCGCAAATTGCCCGCTCATATATCGAGGATCCCTCCAACCCCTATCAGATTAGTGTTGCAAGTCTCTGGGAGCTCGCCATCAAGGATGGCTCTGGTAAGCTGCGGTTGGATGTGTCGTTCCATGAACTCGTCGATCAGTACGTTCTTGGAAGCGGGCTCACGATTTTGCCGATCAGCGTTGATCATCTTTTGGAACTGCGGCGGCTACCACATCATCACCGTGACCCTTTCGACCGCATCATCATTGCGCAGAGCATCGTTGAAGAGCTGACCGTCATCACTACCGATTCGCAGTTTGAAAAGTATCCGATCCGCATA
- a CDS encoding OmpA family protein, producing the protein MKILAAAFALVLSVSLLIGTTMLRASGSGKSIFLDNKCSSCHSIESQGIARTGSGPVGGKEPPDLSTVGLRHSASWMTQWLQKEVEMNGKKHLKKFAGSDDDLASLTSWLASLKSAKSSAAPAPKPKPPQPHVEAPKAIDTTPKVQVPPATDTTHVALTPAKSSRSAFSDVIAQHPILFAVRKTTPQSDSALRYATDLLLKNKTMKVEIQGHCDSVESPKHATQLSKNRALAVRRYLVSHGISAKRITVVALGATKPEASNATEEGRQANRRVDLRQIK; encoded by the coding sequence ATGAAAATACTTGCAGCTGCATTCGCTTTGGTTCTCAGCGTGAGCCTCCTTATCGGTACGACGATGCTCCGTGCATCCGGCTCCGGCAAGTCCATCTTCCTCGATAACAAATGCTCAAGCTGCCACTCGATCGAGTCGCAGGGCATTGCGCGCACCGGCTCGGGACCTGTGGGCGGCAAGGAACCGCCGGACCTATCGACCGTCGGGTTGCGGCACAGTGCTTCGTGGATGACGCAGTGGCTCCAGAAGGAAGTCGAGATGAATGGCAAAAAGCATTTGAAGAAGTTTGCTGGATCGGATGACGACCTGGCGAGTCTTACGTCGTGGCTCGCATCGCTGAAGTCAGCGAAGAGCAGCGCAGCGCCCGCGCCGAAGCCCAAGCCTCCGCAGCCGCACGTCGAAGCGCCGAAAGCAATTGACACCACGCCGAAGGTGCAGGTTCCTCCCGCGACCGATACAACACACGTCGCGCTAACACCTGCGAAGTCATCGCGCTCCGCGTTTTCCGATGTGATTGCGCAGCATCCAATTCTGTTCGCCGTTCGCAAGACTACTCCGCAATCCGATTCAGCACTTCGCTACGCGACGGATTTGCTTTTAAAGAACAAGACGATGAAGGTCGAGATCCAGGGGCATTGCGATTCGGTGGAGAGTCCGAAGCATGCCACACAGCTATCGAAGAACCGAGCGTTGGCAGTGCGGCGCTATCTGGTCAGTCACGGGATTTCCGCCAAGCGGATTACGGTGGTCGCTCTTGGTGCGACGAAGCCCGAGGCATCGAATGCCACCGAAGAAGGCCGACAGGCGAATCGGCGGGTAGACTTGCGACAGATTAAGTAG
- a CDS encoding DUF4926 domain-containing protein yields the protein MNASINELDVVALLEDIPAEGLSRGDVGTIVDDSGSGYYLVEFSDRFGQTYALPALRAEQFLVLHHIDNEKVVA from the coding sequence ATGAACGCTTCAATCAACGAGTTAGACGTGGTTGCACTTCTGGAAGATATTCCGGCAGAAGGGCTTTCGCGAGGGGATGTTGGGACCATTGTGGACGATTCCGGCTCGGGGTATTACCTTGTCGAATTCTCAGATCGCTTCGGCCAGACTTATGCGCTTCCTGCTCTTCGTGCCGAGCAGTTTCTCGTGTTACATCATATCGATAACGAGAAGGTCGTTGCATAA
- a CDS encoding CTP synthase, with translation MAKTRAKHQTKFIFITGGVVSSLGKGIVSSSLGLLLKSRGLRVTIQKFDPYINVDPGTMSPYQHGEVYVTEDGAESDLDLGHYERFLDVNMTRANNTTTGQVYNEVIQRERRGDYLGATVQVVPHITDEIRRRMTQLARTGEFDVIISEIGGTVGDIESLPFLEAIRQLMMKVGKKNCLSIHLSYVPYIASAGELKTKPTQHSVKTLLEIGIQPDVLVCRSERPLSKALREKIGLFCNVETKAVVESRDAPTIYEVPLTFAEENVDAIVLEKLGLPTSSKRDLTKWRKYVDKVKNPKKSVRIGIVGKYIQLQDAYKSISEAFVHAGAENDAKVELVWINSEELETKRSIDSYFKDIDGVLIAPGFGSRGVEGKIKAIEYVRKKKIPFFGICLGMQCAVIEYARNVCGRKEANSSEFKETRDSVIDLMPEQKQVQTKGATMRLGSYPCILKRGSIVNKAYHDQFITERHRHRYELNNAYRPMLEEAGMVMSGVSPDSKLVEIVELPHAAHPFFVGVQFHPELKSRATKAHPIFREFVKASLVHKEMRGLEGRKNGVAKSLTTERGVQSA, from the coding sequence GTGGCGAAAACCAGAGCGAAGCACCAGACCAAGTTCATATTTATCACAGGCGGGGTTGTCTCCTCGCTCGGAAAAGGGATCGTCTCCTCTTCTCTCGGCCTGCTGCTGAAGTCCCGCGGCCTGCGCGTCACCATCCAGAAATTCGACCCCTACATCAATGTCGATCCGGGCACGATGTCGCCATATCAGCACGGCGAAGTCTATGTGACGGAGGATGGCGCGGAGTCCGATCTCGATCTCGGCCACTACGAGCGGTTTTTAGACGTGAACATGACCCGCGCGAACAACACGACGACGGGACAGGTCTATAACGAAGTCATCCAGCGCGAGCGGCGCGGCGATTATCTGGGCGCGACCGTCCAGGTCGTCCCGCACATCACGGACGAAATCCGGCGCCGGATGACGCAGCTTGCGCGCACCGGCGAGTTCGATGTGATCATCAGTGAGATCGGCGGGACCGTCGGCGATATCGAATCGCTGCCGTTCCTGGAAGCCATCCGGCAACTCATGATGAAAGTCGGCAAGAAAAACTGCCTTTCGATCCATCTTTCGTATGTGCCGTACATCGCAAGCGCGGGCGAGCTCAAGACCAAGCCGACCCAGCACTCGGTCAAGACGCTGTTAGAAATCGGAATTCAGCCAGATGTGCTCGTCTGCCGCAGCGAGCGGCCGCTCTCGAAAGCTCTGCGCGAGAAGATCGGGTTATTCTGCAATGTCGAGACAAAGGCGGTCGTCGAGTCGCGTGATGCTCCAACCATCTACGAAGTCCCGCTCACGTTCGCGGAGGAGAATGTCGACGCAATCGTCCTCGAGAAGCTTGGCCTGCCGACGAGCAGCAAGCGCGATCTTACAAAATGGCGCAAGTACGTCGATAAAGTAAAGAATCCGAAGAAATCCGTCCGCATCGGAATCGTCGGCAAGTACATCCAACTTCAGGATGCCTACAAGTCGATCTCGGAGGCGTTCGTCCATGCCGGCGCGGAGAACGACGCCAAGGTCGAGCTTGTCTGGATCAACTCGGAAGAGTTAGAGACGAAGCGCTCCATCGACTCCTACTTCAAAGACATCGATGGTGTTCTAATTGCACCGGGATTTGGCTCGCGCGGCGTTGAAGGCAAGATCAAAGCGATCGAGTATGTTCGCAAGAAGAAGATTCCGTTCTTCGGTATTTGCCTTGGGATGCAGTGCGCTGTAATCGAGTATGCGCGCAATGTTTGTGGACGCAAGGAGGCAAACTCTAGCGAGTTCAAAGAAACGCGCGACTCGGTCATCGATCTCATGCCCGAGCAAAAGCAAGTGCAGACCAAAGGCGCGACGATGCGTTTGGGCAGCTATCCGTGCATTTTAAAGCGCGGCTCGATTGTCAACAAGGCATACCACGATCAGTTTATCACCGAGCGGCACCGCCACCGCTACGAGTTGAACAACGCGTATCGTCCGATGCTCGAAGAAGCCGGCATGGTCATGAGCGGCGTCTCGCCGGACAGCAAGTTGGTCGAGATCGTCGAGTTGCCGCATGCGGCGCATCCCTTCTTCGTCGGCGTGCAGTTCCATCCCGAACTGAAATCCCGCGCGACGAAAGCACACCCGATCTTCCGAGAGTTTGTGAAGGCTAGTTTGGTGCATAAGGAAATGCGCGGGCTTGAGGGACGGAAGAATGGGGTGGCGAAAAGTTTGACGACCGAACGAGGCGTTCAATCAGCCTAA